From Bacteroidota bacterium, the proteins below share one genomic window:
- a CDS encoding PP2C family protein-serine/threonine phosphatase, translating into MNQRLLHKTIESFDSRKFESSEDLLKHVLHQIVQNDRIEIQGGRVWKLNANKFAYELVAQVGAMEKIKPNFLVKINEYRMFKMLPKHRTIVAKETNAYLRSKGILQYSATGVGELVKVRDTDLYRYVMSFNTALTHDQVAPTLNIIGIAVTSMLKSRHIERKSAQLEKDLDKAREIQRSILPEHELRFHNFELFGISVADRVVGGDFFDYIVSDENDRIGIVIGDAASKGISAAVQALYVSGALRMGASYQTKITALIRNLNTLVHRAFSDDRFLTLFYAELINDKQGLCVYVNAGHPNPILYRAKTNSTETLESTGNVIGPFPDQVFRSEGAMIGKGDVLLLFTDGVPETMNADGNQYSEKRLTDKLMELKHEAAKDIARLILEDVQKFSAKGKYSDDRTIVVVKRTK; encoded by the coding sequence GAAAGTTTTGACAGCAGGAAGTTTGAGTCGAGCGAAGACCTTCTCAAACATGTGCTTCATCAGATCGTCCAGAACGACAGGATCGAAATTCAGGGGGGGCGTGTCTGGAAACTGAACGCCAACAAATTCGCGTACGAGTTGGTCGCTCAGGTCGGAGCGATGGAAAAGATCAAGCCGAATTTTCTCGTGAAGATCAACGAGTACCGGATGTTCAAGATGCTTCCGAAACACCGTACGATCGTCGCCAAGGAGACGAATGCATATCTGCGCAGCAAAGGAATCCTCCAGTACTCGGCGACGGGCGTTGGAGAGCTAGTCAAGGTCCGGGATACCGACCTCTACCGCTATGTCATGTCGTTCAACACGGCCCTCACGCACGACCAGGTCGCGCCGACGCTGAATATCATCGGCATCGCCGTCACGTCGATGCTTAAAAGCAGGCATATCGAGCGGAAGAGCGCGCAGCTTGAAAAAGACCTCGACAAGGCTCGCGAGATTCAACGGAGCATTCTTCCCGAGCACGAGCTTCGGTTCCACAATTTTGAGCTGTTCGGCATTTCAGTGGCGGACAGGGTCGTCGGAGGGGACTTTTTCGATTATATCGTCAGCGATGAAAACGACCGGATCGGCATCGTCATCGGCGACGCGGCGAGCAAAGGGATTTCGGCTGCGGTACAGGCCCTGTATGTCTCCGGTGCGCTCCGGATGGGGGCGTCCTATCAGACAAAAATCACTGCGCTGATCCGCAACCTCAACACGCTCGTGCACCGGGCATTCAGCGACGACCGGTTCCTGACCCTCTTCTATGCCGAGCTGATCAACGATAAACAGGGGCTGTGCGTCTACGTGAATGCCGGTCACCCCAACCCCATTCTCTACCGGGCAAAAACGAATTCGACGGAAACCCTCGAGTCGACCGGGAATGTTATCGGTCCCTTTCCCGATCAGGTGTTCAGAAGCGAAGGGGCGATGATCGGCAAAGGGGATGTGCTTCTCCTGTTCACGGACGGAGTGCCGGAAACCATGAACGCGGACGGAAATCAGTACTCCGAAAAACGTTTGACGGACAAGCTGATGGAATTGAAGCATGAAGCGGCAAAGGATATCGCCCGGTTGATCCTGGAGGATGTCCAAAAATTCTCCGCGAAAGGGAAATACTCGGACGACAGGACAATCGTTGTCGTGAAAAGAACCAAGTAG